Below is a genomic region from Phragmites australis chromosome 20, lpPhrAust1.1, whole genome shotgun sequence.
AAGTTCGCACTTGGTGCTCCATCAGTTGGCCAACCTATTTCACCAATTGCGACTGGGAGTTGTCCATAGCCGATTTTACCAAGAGCAGAAACTAATGTGTCAAAGTTCCCATCAAAAGCATTGTAGTAGACGTTTGGACCATCTACTACTGGGTGAGTAGATCCCTCAAAGAAGGCATAATCTTGTGGGAAGTCGGAGCTTTGGTAAAGACTGAGGAATGGGTATATATTGACAACAAATGGAGCCCCACTGGAACTCAGAAAAGCAGCGAGCTGGGTCATGATCTGAGTGAGTTCAGTCCTGAATACTCCTTGCGATGGGACAGAAGCACTCTGGTAAGCATCAGCATTGCATGGGACTACAAGCTTTACATAGCTAGCAAGATTAGCTTTCACCAGTGATTGCTGAATGTTTGTCATTGCTGGAATAATATATGACTGGAATTGACCCTGGTAGCTTGTCAGGAAAGGCTCATTGCCCACAGCAACATATCTGTAAAAATTTCAGAAGTCAATCCCAAGCAGACACACCTCATTCATTATTGCACATGAAAATTTGATGCAAAAGAGAGTAACGTGGTCagattagcacaagaaactaATCATTTGCAAGTTGTACGCAATGTTAGCCCAAACAAAACTATCAGTTTTGTGGAGGGGTACATTCTGCAGTGCTCCTAGAACAGTTGTTTCTAGAATTGTACCTAGTCCAACTGAAATAAAAACCATTAACCATGTCAAGTCTGTTCTCAACCTCTCAATCGTGTTAGTGATTAAGATGGTCCGTTTACACTTTGCTATGAATCAAGTAGAACATGATTTGCCTTATACACTTATACTGACTCAAAGATCgcacatcaattttttttttaatctagtaTGTGATAGGAAGAATGATTCAGTGATTGTTCAACTTCAAAGCAACAGTAGCTTAGGGATACTGTGCTTTAATAAGGATTTTAAAGCACAGAAGTGCAGTATCATCAACCAAAACTGAAATAAATTTTAACATCGTCATGAAGGAGACACattcttttaaaaaagaacACTATATTTCTaagcaggggcggatccaaCAGGGGTAGCTGTGGCTACTAATTTTGTGGAGGGCATAAGAACTATATTAGCTGCTATTCTCAAGTTTGAAGAAAAACAGAGCACCCTGTGTATGCCACTGTCTCTAAGGGAAGCACTCAGAAACAGAAAGAATTCTTAATTAGAACAGAAATGTCTAGAATAATTAATTAGaacataaatgtctaaaatgcTTAAATAGAATAGAAATGTCTAGAATGCTTAATTAGAACAGAAATGTCCCACAACAGTAGCTTAGGGATACTTTGCTTTAGATACATTAATAAGGACTTAAAAGCACAGAAGTGCAGTATCATCAACCAAAACTGAAATAAATTTTAACATCGTCATGAAGGAGACACATTCTTTTAAAAATAACACTATATTTCTAAGCAGGGGCAGATCCAACAGGTGCAGCTGCGGCTACTAATTTTGTGGAGGGCATAAGAACTATATCAGCTGCTATTCCCAAGTTTGAAGAAAAATAGAGCACCCTGTGTATGCCACTGTCTCTAAGGGAAGCACTCACAAACAGAAAGAATTCTTAATTAGAACAGAAATGTCTAGAATAATTAATTACaacataaatgtctaaaatgcTTAAATAGAATAGAAATGTCTAGAATGCTTAATCGGAACAGAAATGTCCCACATCAAATTCTCCGATGAGCAAATGTATTAGGCCATTGATAAAACAAATGTCTGCCAAGCAGATCAATAGGTAGTAGAAATCTAAAGGGATAGGACAAAGAGGTAGTAAATGGCCAATACATACCCACCACTACTCAAGTAAATGAAATCAGATATCTCATTGTAACAACAACAGCTGATGAGCAACAATACACCAGCTTCCTCTCAAAATTGGAATCACAATGCCCAAAATCTGCAAACTGAGcagtagctcagttggttagtgCCTCCGGTAGAGAGGACGACCACCCGGGCTAAAACCTAGAGCGCACCACTTTGTGGGTACCTccatgaaaaattggtttcagcGAGTTTACTAGCCAGCAAGGGTTCAATACTCCCCCcgtttaaattaaaaaaatgccCGGGGAGTCTCTCCTCGTGGTCGAGAAAAAACAATGCCCAAAATCTCATCTTTGGCACCGGGAGTATTTCAAATAGGAATTATCTCAAActtaataagaaaaaaaattcaacttaaTCTAAAAAATGCTTCATCTTCATGTCTATCAATTGGTGGTGGTGTGACATCCGGGTATATCTCAAATAGACATTTCCTCAAACAACTCATCTTCATGTCCACCGAACAAATAACATACAAAACGTTAATTTTGGCACCACAACAATCAAAGAAGCTCAACTAAGCAAACATATTCCACGAAAGCTAAAAAGTGATGTAACCTTAAATACCTAACTCAAGTAAATTTAACAACATAAATCGTGGGTTGCCCAACCAAACAGCAAGAAAATGCAGCCAAGAATCAATGCGATATTTGCAGTACATTGCTGCAACGCAAGAGATCCTAAAGACCAGGCCTCACCGGATGtcgacgccgccgcggccgacGTACCGCGACACGTTCTGCGCGACccaggcgtcggcggcggcctgCGACCCCGCGAGGCTGGCGAGCTCCGCGTTGGTGACGCCGACCATGACCTGGATGCCGCTGCCGGCGAGCGCGCGCAGCACGCCCGGGTCGGCGTCGAAGAGCTTCACCTTGCCGATCCGGTTCGCGCGCATCAGgcccaccaccaccgccggcgGCGCGCGGTGCGAGGACAAGGTGCCCCAGTTCACCCCAATCGCCGCGTCGGCCCGCGCGGCGCAGAGGGCTACCACGAGGAGGGCCAGGAGCGCGGCGATGGCGGCCATTGCCGGGGCCTAAGCCGCGATCTTTGGCTGATTGGGAGGGGGTTCTTGGATCAAAACTGGATCTTTGGGGTGGGATCGGGGAGTTGGTGGGAGAGCCGAGAAGGGACGAAGAGAATGTGGTGAGCAGATGACGCTGGGAGCCTAGAATGTAGTCTAAGCATGAAGCTCCTCTCCGGTGGAAAGGGCAAATTAGCTATCTTTTACTGCTGCAGCGTAAAGGAGTGGGGACTGAAGCGACTATAGCACTACTGCCGCGAGAAGAGCCGTTGGCTTGGAGTGCCGGCTACCGAGGACTCTGGTCAGAGGCGTGGTGACAAAATTCACAAACGCTGCACACTATCCGTTCGCTCTTGGAAAGCAGGAAAGAGACAGTACTGCAATAGACATTTAAAAGAAACTAGCTGAGTACTCGTAGGTTGCTACAGAAAACAAAATTTGCTTTGAACATAAGCACGTCTATTGATATTGCTTATGTATGATGAGAGTTTGActtaacaaattataattagTGACAACAAGTAACACAAATAAAAACATCTTGTTGATCTATATACAACTCAATAAAATTGGATTTGCCTTAACTATTCGAAAAGGAATATGCGCATTGAGAAATCACATATCAAAGTCAACAATAAAAATGTACAGAGCTACAAACAAACAGCTCACTCTGGACACTAGGTCCGCTTAACCACCGACGCATGCTCTAAACTAGACCGTGAaactgatgatgatgattgggGGCACTTTGAGGCTTATCCTCTGTGCTGCAATGATAGAACTCACATATCTGCAAAAGACACTTCAACTTTGCATAAGTGATAGTGTGCAGACCGACAAAAAATGGAAGTTGAGTAAACAAAAAAGATATTACATATGAAGAATGGATTTTTTCTTATGAACAACAGCATATGGGGGTGAATGGTAACATCGTGTTCCAGTTATTTCACATGAAGTTATTTCGTGAGTGtaggaatattttttttccttagatGCGACAGTTCATTTTTCTCACCCTCTTTGCCATATTGTATAGCTCCTACGCATGCTCAAAGGGCCTGAAGGTATACCCCACCATAGCAATTTTCCAAATTTGCAATTAGCCAACCTAGTTTCCAAATTCATACAGTGGACTTAAGGTTTACATAATATGCAAATAGCAAAGGGTCCCACTTGATCAATAATACAAATAAGATAAGCAATGAAATTAGAAGATCGGGATAAAAAGGCTATAGAAGTAGAAGTAAGGCAAGCGCcgatcataattgcaacaaaTTAGGAATATTACTTAAAAAGGAAAGATAACTGCATTTTAAGTAAAGACTGGTAGAGAAATAACCCGCTTGCTAGTTGCTCACTGCATATATGAAGATCAGAAGCTGAGAGTACTTGACCAATATTGTATAAATCTGTAACATATATGACCCAATGGCGGTATGCAATCTAAATGGCCGGATGAAAGAGGAGTCACCTGTAAGACTTAACCACACCCTAATTCGAAGCAAAACTATCACATGTAGAAAAGGAATAGTACTTTGAAGGAGAGGAAGGTAGAATGCGGACAATGGCATTTTTGTcgatgtatgagcatatttcttCATTCTACTTTCTCAGATTGCCAAACTCCATGGTGTGCTCGAGGTCACACCCCCTCTAGAGTTTGCCACCATGGGTAGAGAAGTTACTGTAGGTGGTACCCATGGATCTCATTCTAGTAGATGCAACAATGCAGGCCAGTGACGTTCATGGTGACCTCAACCTGATGACAGAGGAGGAACCATCGATTAAGTGAGTCGAGTAATTGGTAATTTCATACACCAAAATAGATACTCAACACCACCACAATGAACCCCAATACCTGAAGAAAGGAGCCCTCCGGATTTTGCCAAACACAGACTTATTACCACATATTTGCTTTCATTTGGCAATGGAATTGGATAGCTGCACATGTAGAATAGGAAGAAATCAATAGATAGCCAAGATcacaagaaaaatcataaactaTCTTACCAACACCGACAATCAAAATGACAACCGACAATGGGGAGATAAATTAAGCACTTAAAACATGCATCTGACATAATGTTTAAACAGTTTTAACACTTCCTAAGTAGCATTCTTGTTGGTAGATCTATAACTGGACAATAGGCAGATGTAAGAACTCACTGATAATTGGTAGCAATAACAATAGAACGACTCAAAGATCATATCAAAGGGTATTTGTCCTTAAGCATTAGTCAAGATCGGGTACTTGGATGTAAGAAGCAACATGACATTAACCTAGATGAATATACACATCTATTGATAGAAAAGTAACACCGATCAAGGTGGTCAAAAAATAGCTTCAATAGTTCAGAATTCATGGCAATGCAATCTTTTTTAGCTTTCATGGACATGCAAATAGGGATTATATAATTGCACTTGCATGGCAATGTGCATTGATAACTTATATTCGTTACTATGGCTGGACTACATGTATTGAAATCATTGATGCATCATATCGACTAGGTAtattgaaaaaaagagaggctaTTATCATTGGTCTACTACTCACACAGATGACAAAAGAATTTTGTCGATGAGGACGCGATAACATGTTAGTTGATAAAGCCTTTCCCTTACTTGATGGAGTCCTCTATAAGCATCTACATAATTTTATGGCATCCTACCTTCACTGCAGGACCTCTTTGAGGATGCAATCTAGGTGTATGTTACTTTTACATAGGGAGGGAACAGAGCAAACCGTGGGTGTGCCGTACTTGCGAGCGTCAGGCCAAGCCACAACAGTGGTAGGAGCGAGGAGTCAGGgcaaggagaagaggaagcGCCTCTTTCCTCAGGCTAGTGTGTTGCATGATGTCACTGTGCTATGATGCCCAATGGAGCGAGCAGGCACTATGACAGCTTGCCACACTGAGGCAAGCCACTAGAGAAGGGGAAGGCAGCATGCAGACACCCCTGCACATGACACTGCACCCTAGCCGGCCGAACGAGAGGGTATGGGCTATGCATGTGGATCAGACCCGTCTGATTCACAGTAGAATTCCGTCCAAGCTTCACGAGCTACGCTTGGGATCTTGTGATCTAATGGCCCAAAGAAGAATAAGAGGAAGGGGAAatgagaggaaaaagaaacgACGGTTGGGATCTTGTGAGATCGAGGAGGCCGCCATCGTTGGGGTCACCAGCATCGTCGCCGCGCCATCCACCAATGATCCTGATGGACCGCCACTCGGCGCCATCCCAGGGTCCCCTCTTGTTGCCCATCTCGACCTTCGCCTCCTAACCAATGAACTCGGTGAGAATGCCAAACCCACTCAGCAAAGGCAGGGCATGGCTGTATAGTGCACCTAACGTCCTCCTCCTGCGCACGACGGaactaaaagtgcatctaggcccctatttGGGTTTTGGGTAAtcgatgacaaatgattaagggagTAATGAGTTTATCAAagttatgaataggttttagtccCATCAAAGAAGTTAAATGATATTGACacccctcaaaaagaaaagagaagtggcatgtagtcactcaatagatttaaattgattttattttcaaatttgagtataggtatgctgttctatcaagagggatacatatagattgacttgaagatgtctcattGCTGAAAGTATCCATCTAGACCAAAGAAGAGAGATACAAATCACCCCATGAACACTGGGAAGTTCAATATCTTAGTCAGTACCTGGAGTATTTGGGCTGACCTGGATACTTCGGATTCTAGTGTGTCAGCCGAAGTCTCCAAGTTCAGCTCCAGCAGGGGTGCTCTGTTAGTTtttacctggagtctccgggttgacccgtaTACTTCGAGTTCTATTAGTCATCCGGACCCTCCGATTTGGGTTCCAGATAGGGCTTTCGGTTATGCATTTAAGTGCCAACTTGGAGTCTCTGAGTATAACACGGATACTCTaggtcagtacaaaaataactgtaacggctagttttttttaggagagagtatatataccccctcaccctcCTCTTTAACATGCTGCTCTTGCTAACTCATATacattcatagccattcaatagtCCTCCTAACTCATATAGTTCATCGAATCCTGCAAGATTTTAAGAGTTGGGTTGGGAAAGTGAGATTAAGTGCTAGTGAGCATAAATTCAACCTTTGAGCACTTAAGTTCGTCATCAAGTCGTCGATTCACGTTCGTTACTCTTGGATCTTGGAGCTCATAGACGGCTAGGCGTCAACCGGAGAGCATataagcttgtggagtgccccgagaagtttgtgaaggtcatcatcatctccacaagggaagaggaagctttgagtaagcccaagctcGATCTTCTTGGTCACTTAGTGAagataagggttgaaagagaccctactctttgtgagcacctcaacagaGATGTAGGATTATTTGATCCGAACTTCAGCaaataaattcttgtctcctttactttcttgcatactttctcgttctagttgatctttggGGCAATTTGTCCGATCTATTTGTTTGCGAGTTTTTTTGCTGCAGGTGGTTGGTGAAAATGTCTTTAAGCTTCCTTTGAAATATGTGGTAACCCTTAGATTCAATTATACTTGCTTAGATGTTCTTAGTTTTTTATTTCCTGTTCCATCTGAACTATCCGAGTTGAGCTCAGAACCTCTAGACTCCGGAGTCTCCAgattgacccagagtatccagaaTCTGTAATCACAGCAGAGAGTTGAAGATGTTGACATCTGGGGAGAAGAGTCTGAAAGCTCTAGGAAGCCCGAAGAGTCCAAAAGATTATGCTTCGAAGTCGGGGGAGAGTAAAGACAAGGGAGTTGCAATCaaattcaattatgataaattgaatgctTCTAACTCTTACATTCCCGTGCCATCCAGACGTGCgccatattttgatggcacacaTTATACCACTTGGAGacacaaaataaaattttatctaATCTCTCTTAATCCAAGTATTTGAAAGAGTGTTTACACAGGTCTTGAGCTACCAGATATGGACAAAGAGCTTACTTCCGAGCAAGAACAAAATCTTCACCGTAATACAGAAACcgcaagtgtattgcttggcgCCTTGAGCCCCGTAGaattcaacaaggtggatgggcttgaggaagACAAAGTGATATGTGATACACTTCGAGTTGCAcgtgaaggcaccacaagcatgagagagtccaagatagaaTTGTTTGAAGGCAGATCGGAAAGATTTGTTatggaagatgatgaaaccccCCAAACAATATATGACCgtatgatggtgctagtgaacaaaattagaGGGCTTGAAAGTGAAGAGTTAGATGATCATAAGGTGGTGCGAAAATTGCTAAGAGCTTCTGCACCAAGAAACCCCACCTTGGTTACTCTCATCCGAGAAAGAAGAGACTATAAGagactcacaccaagtgatgtactcggtagaattcttgctcataagctcatggaggaggaagccaatGAAGTTAAGAATCTagtcaagcaaagctcaacctccaggAACAAAGAAGTAACATTCAAAGCAAGCAAGAGCAAGTAAGTTGAAGAATCGAGCTCAAATGAAGATGAGAGCTTTGATGATAAAGAGATTG
It encodes:
- the LOC133901592 gene encoding glucan endo-1,3-beta-glucosidase 5-like — translated: MAAIAALLALLVVALCAARADAAIGVNWGTLSSHRAPPAVVVGLMRANRIGKVKLFDADPGVLRALAGSGIQVMVGVTNAELASLAGSQAAADAWVAQNVSRYVGRGGVDIRYVAVGNEPFLTSYQGQFQSYIIPAMTNIQQSLVKANLASYVKLVVPCNADAYQSASVPSQGVFRTELTQIMTQLAAFLSSSGAPFVVNIYPFLSLYQSSDFPQDYAFFEGSTHPVVDGPNVYYNAFDGNFDTLVSALGKIGYGQLPVAIGEIGWPTDGAPSANLTAARAFNQGLISHITSNKGTPLRPGIPPADVYLFSLLDEEHKSILPGNFERHWGIFSFDGQAKYPLNLGLGNSVLKNAKEVPYLPSRWCVANPARNLDSVSDHMKLACSMADCTTLYYGGSCYGIGEKGNISYAFNSYYQQQKQDPKSCDFDGLGMITYLDPSMGDCRFLVGVDDSKSSAVVSCTGCCGVFCGMWVLALWVFMYLRMMGSA